One window of the Onthophagus taurus isolate NC unplaced genomic scaffold, IU_Otau_3.0 ScKx7SY_16, whole genome shotgun sequence genome contains the following:
- the LOC111418711 gene encoding Golgi SNAP receptor complex member 1, with product MSATALTYEDLRKQARHLENDIDLKLVAFSKLGAGINTPHAHNTADTVPLLSGEDTFEAMSLEIEQLLKKLTQINERMSEQPVSGAGMLHTLHRHKDILTDLSRDYRKINSQHETRREREDLLRTSKNDSFRTEGVNRRDLYTKENTHLYNSDRLVNDQISIAMETREHLSGQRQTLKRLQTRFNDVSNRFPMINSLIQRINMRKKRDSVIVGLVVGVCTLLILFYAFH from the exons ATGTCAGCGACAGCTCTAACCTATGAgg ATCTTCGCAAGCAAGCGAGACACTTAGAAAACGatatcgatttaaaattagtgGCTTTTAGTAAATTAGGCGCTGGAATAAACACTCCTCATGCCCACAACACGGCCGATACAGTCCCGTTATTATCTGGGGAAGATACTTTTGAGGCTATGTCATTGGAAATCGAGCAATTACTCAAAAAATTGACCCAAATTAATGAGAGGATGTCGGAACAGCCCGTTTCGGGGGCTGGGATGCTTCACACGTTGCATCGGCACAAAGATATCCTCACGGATTTATCGAGAGATTACCGAAAAATCAATTCGCAACACGAAACGAGAAGGGAAAGAGAGGATTTATTAAGAACTTCCAAAAACGATAGTTTTCGAACTGAGGGGGTTAATCGAAGGGATTTATACACGAAAGAAAACACCCATTTATATAA cTCCGATCGGTTGGTTAATGATCAAATATCGATAGCGATGGAGACTCGGGAACACCTTTCCGGTCAACGGCAAACTTTAAAGCGGTTGCAAACGAGGTTTAATGACGTCTCAAATCGGTTTCCGATGATTAACAGTTTGATTCAACGGATTAATATGAGGAAAAAGAGGGATTCGGTTATCGTTGGGTTGGTCGTTGGTGTTTGTACcttgttgattttattttatgcgtttcattaa
- the LOC111418718 gene encoding uncharacterized protein, which yields MRPDNKSESFTFHKNVFSSNGHSKLNCRKKLQDKFEKDPEMGSKSGDKSVLSVLTLNDTRKVLRTSAEKISKTFSNVRISIGNFSQRFKSSTRRRQILEEGPMTPNCSTPRVRSILGRTPTKLYSPFGIETPKTGDVNLGDKENVNPKKIDWPRKKGILDDC from the exons ATGCGTCCGGATAATAAAAGTGAGTCATTCACGTTCCACAAGAACGTTTTTTCATCAAACGGTCACTCGAAATTAAACTGTAGAAAGAAATTGCAAGATAAATTCGAGAAAGATCCGGAAATGGGATCGAAAAGTGGCGATAAAAGTGTTTTATCCGTTCTCACCTTGAACGATACTCGAAAGGTGTTAAGAACGAGTGCCGAAAAGATTTCGAAAACGTTTAGTAACGTTAGGATTAGTATTGGAAACTTTTCTCAA AGGTTTAAAAGTTCTACGAGGCGTAGACAAATTTTGGAGGAGGGTCCGATGACTCCGAATTGTTCCACTCCTAGGGTTAGGTCGATTTTGGGGAGGACTCCGACTAAGTTGTATAGCCCGTTTGGAATTGAAACTCCAAAAACCGGAGATGTAAATTTAGgagataaagaaaatgttaatccgaaaaaaattgattggcCTAGAAAAAAAGGAATTCTCGATGATTgctaa